In Streptomyces rapamycinicus NRRL 5491, the genomic stretch TGTCGGTGACCTGCGCCCGGGACGCGCCGGACCCCGCCCTGCACTCGGTCAATCTCGATATCGGCCTCACGGCGGAACCGGTGCGGCGGGGCACCGCGGTCTTCCAGCCGGTGGCCTGGTCCATGACCCCGCGCCAGCTCACCGCCGAGGTGACGTCATCGGCGCCGGCGGCCCACCTCGGCCCGCGGCTCGGATTCCAGGACGGTGGCGACACCGCCTTCGGCGAGCGGGTCTGCCTGGAGGCGCGGCGGGAGCTGCGCTCCGATCCGGGCTGGGAGATCCGGCACACCTCCGCGGTGCGCATCGGGGGCACGTACCGGCTGGCCATGGTGGTGCGGGCGCCGCGCGGGGCGGTGAGCCGGGCGGCGGTCGCGGTGGGAGCCACGGTGCGCGAGGGGCACACCCTGCACCGCTTCCGGGAGGAGCTCGAGGAACCGCTGCGGCTGGCCGCGCTTCAGTAGGGACGGAACGCAGGGACGGAACGCAGGGACGGAAGCGGGGGGGCACAGAGCGGTACGAGCACAGGCGAGGAGCGACGGAACACGGTGGACGGCCAGGACGGGGACGGGCATCCGGCGCTGACGACCGAGGAAACCGAGGAGTTGGCGCGGGTCTTCCCGCCCGGCCCGTCCGCCGTGGCGCTGCTGCGCAGGGCGGGCTTCCCCGCCGAGCACATACCGGCGGCCGCCACGACGGCCGGGGAGTTCTGGTCCGCGGTGGCCGGGGCGGTCGCCGCGGACCGGGTCGCGGACGGCAGGCTGCGCGTCCTGGCCGCCGCCTGCGTCTCCTATCCGCACAACGAGGTGTTCCGCGCCGCCTTACGGGCGCGGCCGGGCGGGGGCGGGGTCCGGCGGGTGCTGGTGACCGGCGCCGCCCCGGGCGGACAGGAATTAGCCGCGGTCCAGCGGGCGGCCCGTGGCGTCCTGACGGTGGACCGGTGCCCCGCCGCGGCCGCCACCGATCTGCGGCGGATCCTCACCGTACGCCCGGATGTGCTGCATCTGGTCTGCCGCCGTGCGGGGCGCACGCTGGTCTTCGAGGACGGCGACGGGCGGGCGCATCACACACCGGCCGCACACCTGGCCGAGCTGCTGACCGTCTACCGCCGGCTGACCGGCGCCCCGCTGCCCGGTGTGGTGCTGGACTGCCCCGAGGGCGCGCCGCTGGCCGCGCTCTTCGACGGGGCGGCCGAGGTGGTGGTCGCCCACCGCGGACCGCTGGACGGCGCGGCGTCCGCGGCCTTCGCGGGCGGGCTCTACGGTCTGCTGGGCGAGGCGCCCACGCTGGAGCGGGCGGCGCGGCGGGCGGCGGAGCGCCTCGGGCGGGACGGGGACGGCGTGGTGATCCTGCGCGGGCGCCCCTGGTGAACGGGAATGACGGGAGGCCGTTGATCGTTGGATCAGTTGGAAGGACGTAATCCACATCCGACGTAAGGATCGACTGCTCGTGAGCAAGGTCCCCTTCATCACGCTCAACAACGGCGTACGGATGCCGCAGCTCGGCTTCGGTGTCTGGCAGATCCCGGACGACGAGGCGCAGGTCGCGGTGCGCAACGCGCTGGACGCCGGGTACCGCAGTATCGACACGGCCGCGATATACGGGAACGAGGAGGGCACGGGGAAGGGACTCGCCGCGTCGGGCATCGCGCGCGAGGAGCTGTTCGTCACCACCAAGCTCCAGAACGCCGACCAGGGGTACGACTCGACCCTGCGCGCCTTCGACACCTCGCTGACCAAGCTGGG encodes the following:
- a CDS encoding effector-associated domain EAD1-containing protein, whose amino-acid sequence is MDGQDGDGHPALTTEETEELARVFPPGPSAVALLRRAGFPAEHIPAAATTAGEFWSAVAGAVAADRVADGRLRVLAAACVSYPHNEVFRAALRARPGGGGVRRVLVTGAAPGGQELAAVQRAARGVLTVDRCPAAAATDLRRILTVRPDVLHLVCRRAGRTLVFEDGDGRAHHTPAAHLAELLTVYRRLTGAPLPGVVLDCPEGAPLAALFDGAAEVVVAHRGPLDGAASAAFAGGLYGLLGEAPTLERAARRAAERLGRDGDGVVILRGRPW